From a single Herbiconiux sp. SALV-R1 genomic region:
- a CDS encoding TIGR03086 family metal-binding protein has protein sequence MTDATLPLVEASTWLRLQERAHREFSARVAAVSDWDGPTPDTEWTVRDLVSHVIEEQQWVPWLLSGLSTRQAKSRLRPLSSDLHHEWRIYSLAATTAWHDARPEAEVNLASDTVTTIEYLKEQVADVTIHTWDLSRAVGAEENLDEELVAAVWTVFEPQRDTLEASGLFASPVPVADDAPLQSRLLALTGRDDRR, from the coding sequence ATGACCGACGCCACCCTGCCCCTCGTCGAAGCCAGCACCTGGCTGCGACTCCAAGAGCGCGCGCACCGCGAGTTCTCCGCCCGCGTCGCCGCGGTCTCCGACTGGGACGGCCCCACACCCGACACCGAGTGGACGGTGCGCGACCTCGTCAGCCACGTCATCGAGGAGCAGCAGTGGGTGCCGTGGCTGCTCTCGGGCCTCAGTACGCGACAGGCCAAGAGCAGGCTGCGCCCCCTCTCGTCCGACCTCCACCACGAGTGGCGCATCTACTCGCTCGCCGCCACCACGGCCTGGCACGACGCCCGGCCCGAGGCCGAGGTGAACCTCGCGTCGGACACCGTGACGACCATCGAGTACCTCAAGGAACAGGTGGCCGACGTCACCATCCACACCTGGGACCTCTCCCGAGCCGTGGGCGCCGAGGAGAATCTCGACGAGGAGCTCGTCGCCGCCGTCTGGACCGTCTTCGAGCCCCAGCGCGACACCCTCGAGGCCAGCGGCCTCTTCGCCTCGCCGGTGCCCGTTGCCGACGACGCGCCCCTGCAGTCGCGCCTGCTCGCCCTCACGGGACGCGACGACCGCCGCTGA
- a CDS encoding aldo/keto reductase family protein, translating to MEFRYLGRSGLKISEITYGNWLTHGSQVENDIAKECVKAALSNGITTFDTADAYANTAAEVVLGDALAGERRESLEIFTKVYWPTGPKGPNDSGLSRKHILESIDGSLRRLKTDYVDLYQAHRFDYETPLEETMQAFADVVRQGKALYIGVSEWNAEQLRQGHALAQQLGVQLISNQPQYSMLWRVIEGEVVPASEELGISQIVWSPVAQGVLTGKYKPGQPVPEGSRATDEKGGADMVKRFLRDDVLEGVQRLQPVADELGLTLAQLAIAWVLANENVASAIIGASRPEQVESNVKAAGVTLPQEALDRIDEAIGGLAERDAALTVSPETRP from the coding sequence ATGGAATTTCGATACCTCGGACGCAGCGGACTCAAGATCTCGGAGATCACCTACGGCAACTGGCTGACGCACGGGTCGCAAGTGGAGAACGACATCGCCAAGGAGTGCGTGAAGGCCGCGCTCTCGAACGGCATCACCACCTTCGACACGGCCGACGCCTACGCGAACACGGCGGCGGAGGTCGTGCTGGGTGACGCGCTCGCCGGCGAACGACGCGAGTCGCTCGAGATCTTCACGAAGGTGTACTGGCCCACCGGACCCAAGGGGCCGAACGACTCGGGGCTCTCGCGCAAGCACATCCTCGAGTCGATCGACGGGTCGCTCCGGCGCCTCAAGACCGACTACGTCGACCTCTATCAGGCCCACCGCTTCGACTACGAGACGCCGCTCGAGGAGACCATGCAGGCCTTCGCCGACGTCGTGCGCCAGGGCAAGGCGCTCTACATAGGCGTCAGCGAGTGGAACGCGGAGCAGCTGCGGCAGGGCCACGCGCTGGCGCAGCAGCTCGGGGTGCAGCTCATCTCGAACCAGCCGCAGTACTCGATGCTGTGGCGCGTCATCGAGGGCGAGGTCGTTCCGGCCTCGGAGGAGCTCGGCATCTCGCAGATCGTCTGGTCTCCGGTGGCGCAGGGTGTGCTCACCGGCAAGTACAAGCCCGGGCAGCCGGTGCCCGAGGGCAGCCGCGCCACCGACGAGAAGGGCGGCGCCGACATGGTGAAGCGCTTCCTGCGCGACGACGTGCTCGAAGGCGTGCAGCGTCTTCAGCCGGTGGCCGACGAGCTCGGGCTCACGCTCGCCCAGCTCGCCATCGCCTGGGTGCTCGCGAACGAGAACGTGGCCTCGGCCATCATCGGCGCCTCGCGGCCCGAGCAGGTGGAGTCGAACGTGAAGGCGGCGGGCGTGACGCTTCCGCAGGAGGCGCTCGACCGCATCGACGAGGCGATCGGCGGGCTCGCCGAGCGCGACGCCGCGCTCACGGTCTCGCCCGAGACGCGGCCTTAG
- the gatB gene encoding Asp-tRNA(Asn)/Glu-tRNA(Gln) amidotransferase subunit GatB yields MAKAKLMDYDKALELFEPVLGFEVHVELSTKTKMFSSAPNYFGGEPNTNITPTCLGLPGSLPVVNGQAVRYSISLGLALGCSIAESSRFARKNYFYPDLAKNYQISQYDEPIAYGGSVDVELPDGRVFTVPIERAHMEEDAGKLTHVGGSTGRIQGAEYSLVDYNRAGVPLVEIVTDIIYGADKDAPELAKAYVSTIRDIVIALGISEARMERGNLRCDANISLRRRTAPGEEPAPLGTRTETKNVNSLRSVERAIRYEIQRQAQILDDGGTIIQETRHWHEDTGTTSAGRPKSDADDYRYFPEPDLLPVVPSPELIEELRAALPEAPAARRRRLKSEWGFTDLEFQDVQNAGLLTEVAATVEAGASPQAARKWWSGEISRIANARGAEASALVSASDVAALVALVDSGALNDRLARQVLEGVIDGEGTPQEVVDARGLAVVSDDGALIAAIDEALAAQPDVLAKIKDGKVQAAGAVIGAVMKAMKGQADAARVRELVLERASAS; encoded by the coding sequence ATGGCGAAGGCCAAGCTGATGGACTATGACAAGGCACTCGAGCTGTTCGAGCCGGTGCTCGGCTTCGAGGTGCACGTCGAGCTCTCGACGAAGACCAAGATGTTCTCCTCCGCCCCGAACTACTTCGGCGGCGAGCCGAACACGAACATCACGCCCACCTGCCTCGGCCTCCCGGGTTCGCTGCCCGTGGTGAACGGCCAGGCCGTGCGCTACTCGATCAGCCTCGGCCTCGCCCTCGGCTGCTCCATCGCCGAGTCGAGCCGCTTCGCGCGCAAGAACTACTTCTACCCCGACCTGGCGAAGAACTACCAGATCTCGCAGTACGACGAGCCCATCGCCTACGGCGGCTCGGTCGACGTCGAGCTCCCCGACGGCCGCGTGTTCACCGTGCCGATCGAGCGGGCGCACATGGAGGAGGATGCGGGCAAGCTGACCCACGTCGGCGGCTCGACCGGCCGCATCCAGGGCGCCGAGTACTCGCTCGTCGACTACAACCGGGCGGGTGTGCCGCTCGTCGAGATCGTCACCGACATCATCTACGGTGCCGACAAGGACGCGCCGGAGCTCGCGAAGGCCTACGTGTCGACCATCCGCGACATCGTCATCGCCCTCGGCATCTCGGAGGCGCGCATGGAGCGCGGCAACCTGCGCTGCGACGCGAACATCTCGCTGCGCCGCCGCACCGCGCCCGGTGAGGAACCGGCGCCGCTCGGCACCCGCACCGAGACGAAGAACGTGAACTCGCTGCGGTCGGTGGAGCGGGCCATCCGGTACGAGATCCAGCGGCAGGCGCAGATCCTCGACGACGGCGGCACCATCATCCAGGAGACGCGCCACTGGCACGAAGACACCGGCACCACGTCGGCCGGCCGCCCGAAGTCCGACGCCGACGACTACCGGTACTTCCCCGAGCCCGACCTGCTGCCCGTCGTGCCCTCGCCCGAGCTGATCGAGGAGCTGCGCGCCGCTCTGCCCGAGGCACCTGCTGCACGGCGCCGACGTCTGAAGAGCGAGTGGGGTTTCACCGATCTCGAGTTCCAAGACGTGCAGAACGCCGGGCTGCTCACCGAGGTCGCCGCGACGGTCGAGGCGGGCGCTTCACCCCAGGCTGCGCGCAAGTGGTGGTCGGGTGAGATCTCGCGCATCGCGAACGCCCGTGGTGCCGAGGCGTCGGCTCTGGTCTCGGCCTCCGACGTCGCGGCGCTCGTGGCGCTCGTCGATTCGGGGGCGCTCAACGACCGCCTCGCCCGCCAGGTGCTCGAGGGCGTCATCGACGGGGAAGGCACCCCGCAGGAGGTCGTGGATGCGCGCGGACTCGCGGTGGTCTCCGACGACGGTGCGCTCATCGCCGCCATCGACGAGGCGCTCGCCGCGCAGCCCGACGTGCTCGCCAAGATCAAAGACGGCAAGGTTCAGGCTGCGGGCGCCGTCATCGGCGCCGTCATGAAGGCCATGAAGGGCCAGGCCGACGCCGCCCGCGTGCGCGAACTCGTGCTGGAGCGCGCCTCGGCCTCGTAG
- a CDS encoding GNAT family N-acetyltransferase, with protein sequence MNQSAPDLVLRPLTPADVPALVLLNRASVPAVNDIDEREMAELVAWSTTAVGAVVPTHPDAVLGFVLALPPGLDYASENYRWFSERGADFSYVDRIVVAEGQRGSRVGERLYQAVFEGARAAGATEVDCEVNVEPPNPGSLRFHGRLGFAEVGRQATKGGSVVVALLARPLEASDATAPAPLP encoded by the coding sequence GTGAACCAGAGCGCACCCGACCTCGTCCTCCGTCCGCTGACCCCCGCCGATGTTCCGGCGCTGGTGCTGCTCAACCGGGCGAGCGTTCCCGCCGTGAACGACATCGACGAGCGGGAGATGGCGGAGCTCGTGGCCTGGTCGACGACCGCGGTCGGTGCGGTCGTGCCCACGCATCCGGATGCGGTGCTCGGCTTCGTGCTCGCCCTCCCGCCCGGCCTCGACTACGCCAGTGAGAACTACCGGTGGTTCAGCGAGCGCGGTGCCGACTTCAGCTACGTCGACCGCATCGTGGTGGCCGAGGGGCAGCGCGGGTCGCGCGTGGGGGAGCGGCTCTATCAGGCGGTGTTCGAAGGTGCCCGCGCCGCCGGCGCGACCGAGGTCGACTGCGAGGTCAACGTCGAGCCGCCGAACCCGGGGTCGCTCCGCTTCCACGGCCGGCTCGGCTTCGCCGAAGTCGGGCGGCAGGCGACCAAGGGCGGCAGCGTCGTCGTCGCGCTGCTCGCGCGGCCGCTCGAAGCGAGCGACGCCACCGCCCCCGCGCCGTTGCCCTAA